A region of the Halostella limicola genome:
CCGCCTCCGCGCCGAGAGCGACGCCGTCATGGTCGGCGTCGGTACCGTCCTCGCCGACGACCCGCACCTGACGCTCGACGACCCCGAACTGGTCGACGAGCGCGCCGCTCGCGGCGAACCGGACCATCCCGCCCGCGTCGTCGCCGACTCCCGCGGACGAACGCCCTCTGACGCGCGGATCCTCGACGACGCCGCGGAGACGTACGTCCTCGTGAGCGAGGCCGCCTCCACAGAGCGCGTCGCCGACCTTCAGGACGCCGGCGCGGCGGTCGTCACGGCCGGCCGGGACCGCGTCGACCTCCCCGCGGCGCTCGACGAGCTCGCCGGCCGCGGGATCGACCAGCTCATGGTCGAAGGCGGCGGCGAGATCATCTTCTCGCTGTTCGACGCCGGCCTGGTCGACGAGCTCACCGTCTTCGTCGGCGGGACGATAATCGGCGGGCGCGACGCGCCGACGCTGGCCGACGGTGAAGGATTCGTCGAGGACTTCCCGGCGCTGTCGCTCGCGGGCGTCGAACGGCTGGACGACGGCGTCCTCCTGCGCTGGGTGCCGGAGCCGCCGTCGGAGAAGTAGTACTACCTCAGTGGTCGTGGCCGGTCAGTTCCTCGAACGTCGCGCCGAAGCGCTCCTCGAAGATCTCCATCGTGTCCGCCTCGACCGACTGGATCTCCTCGCTCGGCTCACC
Encoded here:
- a CDS encoding 2,5-diamino-6-(ribosylamino)-4(3H)-pyrimidinone 5'-phosphate reductase; translation: MRVVVNAATSADGKLSHRGREQVAISGPEDFDRVDRLRAESDAVMVGVGTVLADDPHLTLDDPELVDERAARGEPDHPARVVADSRGRTPSDARILDDAAETYVLVSEAASTERVADLQDAGAAVVTAGRDRVDLPAALDELAGRGIDQLMVEGGGEIIFSLFDAGLVDELTVFVGGTIIGGRDAPTLADGEGFVEDFPALSLAGVERLDDGVLLRWVPEPPSEK